ACCAATGCTCATAATCAGGCAATAGCCATGTTATTGAAATCGTATGGCTATATGTACGACGACCCGTTGTTTGCCTGTGATTTCTACACCAAACAATGCTCTTACGGCGTTACTACCCGTGACCTGGCTGTTATGGCGGCTACCCTGGCAAATGGTGGCGTAAACCCGCTGACCCGGGAAAGAGTGATGCAGGAGGCAAATGTTGCTAAAGTGCTGGCTATAATGGGAACTACAGGGCTATACGAAAATACAGGCGAGTGGATGTTTAAGGTGGGATTGCCCAGCAAGAGCGGTGTTGGTGGCGGTATTATTTCAGTGGTACCCGGGAAATACGCGATCGCAGTGTTTTCACCTCCATTGGATAAAGCCGGAAACAGCGTGCGGGCGCAACGGGCCATTCAATATATTTCTGACCGCTTGAATGCAAATATCTATAGGAGCTTTTAGCTAATAGCTTTCCCGGTTAATTCGTAAATTCATAAAACAAGTTATCACTTTAACATGTTTTAGTGCTATGGATGTAAAGGATTATTATAAGATACTGGGAGTAGAGAAAACCGCGACAGCAGAGCAGATTAAGAAAGCCTACCGGAAACTGGCCGTGAAGTATCATCCTGATAAGAACCCCAATGATAAGGCTGCTGAGGATAAATTCAAAGAGATCAACGAAGCGTATGAAGTACTGAGCGACGAGGAGAAACGCAAGAAATACGATCAGTTCGGAGAAAACTATAAACATTACGAACAACATGGAGGCCGGCCGGAAGACTTTGACTGGTCACAGTTTGGCGGAGGTGGCGGGCGCAGCCGTACATATAACTACGGCAGCGGCAACATGGAAGATATCTTCGGTAGTGGAGAAGGCAGTTTCTCCGATTTTTTTGAACAGCTCTTTGGCAGCAGTTTCTCAGGAGGCCGGCGGCAGCAGCAGGGCCCGGGCCGTGGCCGGGATGTACAGGCAACGATGGACGTATCTCTCGAAGATGCCTATTCAGGCGCAACGCGACAAGTGGAAGTAGGGGGCAGTAAGCTTAATATTAAACTGAAGCCCGGCTTGCACGAAGGCCAGGTGATCAGGCTGAAAGGGAAAGGTGGCGCCGGCCGTAAAAGCGGCGAAAACGGGGATTTGCTGATCACCATAAAAATAGCTCCACATCCGCAATTTGAGCTGAAAGGTCTGGATATCCACACAGAACTGGCAATACCTTTGTACACGGCGATACTTGGAGGTAAACTAACCATCAACACACCGGGGCCTTCCCTTAGTATGAATATACCGGCCGGAACTGATAGCGGGAAAATATTCCGCCTCAAGGGAAAGGGGATGCCTGCTTTTGATAATAAAGGAACCGCAGGCGACTTGTA
The genomic region above belongs to Chitinophaga sp. 180180018-3 and contains:
- a CDS encoding J domain-containing protein, which produces MDVKDYYKILGVEKTATAEQIKKAYRKLAVKYHPDKNPNDKAAEDKFKEINEAYEVLSDEEKRKKYDQFGENYKHYEQHGGRPEDFDWSQFGGGGGRSRTYNYGSGNMEDIFGSGEGSFSDFFEQLFGSSFSGGRRQQQGPGRGRDVQATMDVSLEDAYSGATRQVEVGGSKLNIKLKPGLHEGQVIRLKGKGGAGRKSGENGDLLITIKIAPHPQFELKGLDIHTELAIPLYTAILGGKLTINTPGPSLSMNIPAGTDSGKIFRLKGKGMPAFDNKGTAGDLYIKAIVHIPANLSDKEKELFQQLSQLNKNGHA